The sequence below is a genomic window from Amphiprion ocellaris isolate individual 3 ecotype Okinawa chromosome 16, ASM2253959v1, whole genome shotgun sequence.
ATGTCATCAGTCATAGTTCTGCACTTTGTGGAGCAATTATTTGGGGGATTTTCATCCTCACTGGCTTTAGTCATTCTTTGATGGTTTTTAACTCTGAGCAAAAGCTGTGGAAGAAGCTCGGTACAATTTGTCACTGGATATTCTCATCCATTTTTCTGCTAGAACTTGCATAAATTAATACCTCCTACAGCTGAAATAGTGTCTGAAATGTGCCCAAAATGAAAACTAAGCTTCAtagttttggtgcttttttCCCCAACCTTTTGTTCCAATAcatacaaatacagtaaattctaaaacaaacatttttagcacAAGATCTGCTTGCTGGAAATTCTCTCTTGGTTCTTGGAGTACtacatccatctgtccatccatccatccaaccatccatccatccatccatccatccatacatccatacatccatacatccatacatccatacatccatacatccatacatccatacatCATCTATATGCCACTTTATTCTCTGTAGGGCCTCTACAAgctacaccctggacaggtcgcccgTCCATTCGGGCTTTGTTGTAGATGTTTTTCATgagataacacaaaaacaaggtAAGTCCTTTTGACTATGACCTCCACTGCTaacagacaaccaagcacacttgCAATCACACCTACAATTtacaatcaccaattaacctcagcatgtttttggactgtgggaggaagctagggagaacatgcaaactccacacagaaagatcccgggcCAAGATTTAAAACCAGGACCTTCTAGCTGAGGCAACAACACTAACCACTTTACCACTGTGCCGCCCCAGTACTACTCCATATGTGAAAAAAGTGGTACAAAGCCCTTTGTGGCTTGAGGGAGCAGTGCAAAATCCAAGAAACTGCTCGTTAGGGATGAAGactacaagaagaagaaaaggtaTATGGCATGGGTGTATTAAGAGAACTGGGAACAGACTTGCTGTCAGTTTCTCCCAGTGCACACTTGTGGTattgcaatgaaacaaaaatcCTTGCAGCCCAAAAAGCATTTCTACCATTCACTACCATGacaaaagaaatgtattgacaCCCACAGTGCAAACAAGACTGGCTTACTATgacaagtttattttttcctttttattatttttcttaattcaAATGAGTTCCTGATAAGTAAAACCTTCTGAGGCCTACTGAAAAGTGAGGTTTTTGTCTGAACTAggagaaaacatggattcaTACAATGCAATATCATTGTATTGTACCAGGTGAGCAATTCTCCTTCAAGTGGGCGGGACCTACGTTTGAGTCCAGTATCCAGGTTTTAATACATCCAGCAAAACTGTCATCAATTTTGAAGTTTTGTGTTTGAGAACCTTTTGCTAGTGTGAAGCATATTCCTTAAAAGACTGTGATTTAGAAAACAGTACAGAAATGTGGCTCCTACTTTGAGGCTGAGAGTCTTGCGTGCACCTTCCAGAGGATCAGTCCTCTGTTGGGAGTCGGAACAAGAGGTCTTATCTGAAGTGGAAACTGTGTGGGATTCTGTTGAGCAGCCCTCTTCTCGTCCGTtgtctttctttccattttctgcttCCTTGCTACTCGTTCTGGAGTCCACttgaaagacacaaagagaagcGAAATTTAATTTGGGAAGCCTTATCATTCAAAGCggatttctgcagtttttttaaacatttttttatacagtttctTCAGATCTTAGACTGAGTTATAGTTACGGTTTTCCCAATATGTTTGAGTTACATCCAAGCTTTTACCATCTGTAGAGGGAAGTAAATTAACAGACCTTCAGTtgaacctacacacacacacacacacacacacacacacacacacacacacacacacacacacacacacgcacgcacacacacacaacacacacacacacacacacacacacacacacacacacacacacacacacacagacattacCCCCACAActcacagagagaaaacaccGAAAGGGAACATGAGTGTGGCCTATGAATAATGTAAAAGATGACAGTGCATCCATCCTGCACCCATAACCCCATTCCTCTACCATTTGTAGAATATATAGCTCCAATGAATACTCTGAAACGGCCATGTGGCATATATGTAGAGCATCATTACAATATAATGTCACTAGCCATGCTCTAGCTAGAGGATATGTCTTGGCCTTCAGGCATCAGAATAAATGTCCAGTGAACAGAATggcactgtaaagaaaaaaactgttggaTGGTACATGTGGGATGGAAATAAATCGTGTAATGTGTTGAGAgagttaaataattaaaaaaagtgATGCGTTGCAGTTGTCTCTCATGTGGTAGCCCAAAGCAGGCAGGTAAGACATTCTTGAGTCCTTTCGTCTGTGACCTCCACTGTCAGTACTGCAAAGGCCTCCTCACTGCATATACACACccatcagctacaacattaaatcCACTGACAGGTGATGTGAATCACATTTATCAGCTCATTACATTGCAATGGTCTGCTGGGAAGCCTTAGGTCCTGGCGTTCGTGTGGATGCTGCTTTGACACGGACCACCCATATGAACATTGCTCTAGATCAAGTCCACACCCGACCCCTGCTCTGCCAACCCACAGAAAACTGTGGGTTAGACTTAGACTAAACTAAACCTCCAAACTCCCTTCACCTCAATCCAAATAAACATCTGCGGGATGTGTTGGTTTTAACCTACAGAACCCTATGGATCCACTGCCAATGTTGCAGTGCACACATCACAGGACACGCCGTGAAGTCCTCTATCCATGGCCTGCTGGTTCATAACTCTTTTGGCAGCACAAGTTAGACAATTTGAGTGtagatggttttaatgttgtggctgtaaTATAATACTGGATATGCAATACAGTGctcttttgttgttctgttaaaCTATAGCCAAGCTGCACTTGTTAACTCAGGTGAGCAATAAGACTGAAAACCGAGAAACAGATTATACTTGGTGGAGCAAaagagaaatgagacacaacttCATCTATAAAGTCAGCTTTAGAGGTGTTGGTAAGCATAGAGCCAGAGGAGCTGTTTTTGCCAAGCTAATAGAAGCTGACTGACTGCAATGTGTAGCTGCTTATTTACTCTGCAAACAAAATTGAGAACTAACTGTTTCCAAGAAAGCAAACACCGCTAATCTATTCCTTTAATATGAATGTTTAGTCTTCTTGCCACCTCTAGAAGCCAAAACATGGAATACAACATGCAAAATGTCATGTCTGCTGATCATACCACTTCAGTTCCATAAGGACTAGTATGTTGCATTAATTACCCCTTTTAACACATTAGAACCTCTCACAGAGCAAATTCTGATGTGGCTTTAACAAAATCATACTTCCTTATGCAGCTTTCATATAACCTTGAGCCCATCCTAACCAAAATACTGGGAGATTACAGAGGAAGACtcttcaaaataatataaagtatTCTGCAGATTTTGCAGCCTCATATTAATATACGCAGTTGCCATTTTTACCTTTAGATTCTATATGAAGTTTAGGAAGTCAGAGGAGGATGAATAAAAGTGTTTGcactttatttaaatctgcagcTGAATCCAGTGTCTGCTGATACCAGTTgggatttattttaaacaatgtAAATGTACAGTAGGAGAAGTGTGGAGGTTATGTGTGGATCTATTAACAATGCATGAGGTATAAATCGAAAGGTGAgaagcaaagtgaaaaaaaatggtctTTCCTCCCTCTAAGACCACCGTGGCACATTCTGCTTGCTCTTATACCTCGGAAATGTGATCTTATCTACAATAGCTTTCGAAATATACGAGCCACTGAGAGGAATATACAGATCAATTGGCATAGGTACTTTAGATTTTCACTTCTGAATCAAGGTGATGAAATTCATACCTGGGCCAGGATTGAAAGTGTTCTGCCTGCGCCTGAAATTGCTCCGAGCAGAGAAGCCTGCCTCATCTGCATTCCCCTTCTGCCTGCCAGCCTTTGTGTTTGAGGGACTTGGCCCTCTGAATGCCAATATTCCCAAAGTAGCGCTGTGGTGCTGCGTGTCTGCAGCATCAGCCTTGCTGTTAACACCACGAGCGGATGCTGTTTGCTCGACCTTGCGGCCCCAGTGCTTTGATAGAGGGCCTCTGCAGTGACCCGAAGTAGTCTCTCGGCCATTGCGTTTGTTGCTGCCCAACATGGCCGCTCTGGTTCTCCTGTAACCCTCATTTGTTTTGGTTGGTTTGTTATCTGTGGAGGATCTCCGGCAGGATGAGGCACTAAGGCGAACAGACAAAGCAGACCTATACAAAGTGGGCTGACCTGCTCTTCTTCCCTCCAGTTCGTCAAGAGAAATACAAAGTGACTTGTCCAAAAACACAACGGAGCTGGAGCACCTCAGAGGCACCTCATGATGGATACAAGATCGGTAAGAAGGCTGTGAGGAAAACAGGTTCATTACTGAGCCACCTTTAGCTTCCTGCTTTCTGCCCTCCTCTGTGCAGCTCACTCTGCATTGTACAAGCTGTACTTTCCTCTTTCCTGGATCTCTCACTGCCAATCCATCAGCTGGTGAGTAGGCCTGTCTGAACTCATTTGGCTTCAAGACAGTAGGATTCTGTCTGCTCGGGTCCGGTTGGGAGTTGGAGACTCTCATGGTGGGTATGGATACAGCTCTTTTTCCAAAGGTTTCAGGTAGTTCTGGAAGAGTTGATACATTCACAGGCCGTGTTGGAGCAGATGGACACAAAAAGTCCTTTGAGATAGAAGGTGATGGTTGGACCTTCCGGGCTGTGATGGTTATGGAAGAAAACACTGCCTGTGCACTCTTTCCCTGGGACACTTGCAGTCTTAAACAAGTTGGAAACTCCACTGAAGGATCCACTATCTGCAGTCTGAGAGTAGGCGGACTGTGTTATTGCTCTAAGAGACACACTCTCCTTCGCCTCTTGCCCCCACCACACACCCCATGACAGGACATTCCTGTGCAGTGAAGCGGTGATGTCTTTACTTGAGGGCTATGAAAAGATAGAgaaaagaaaggggaaaaaaagcttcatATCACAGTTTTGCTCTGAGTGTACAATTGAGTCTTCTACAAACTGAAAGATTgtgaaactgaaatgaaaccaaGACAGACTGCAAATACAAAGATATTAGCTCCCATAATGTGATTGGTGGGACTTATTCTCTGCTCTCCAACCTGACTTATTTCGTTAGCTGttgctgttgccatgacaaTGTGTCACTTGATGGACAGCATGTGGGGACAAATTAtccatgacatttaaaatgaacaatcCAGATTTGTCctctggaaaataaaacacaacaaaacaaaacaaagcagtttGTCTGCTCtatttttgtttctcacttcagttaaaaaaaaaaaaacagatacttGAATTAAACCCACTTCCCTGCCTCCTTTGTAAGGATATCTTGCTGGTTAACATTTTCCTACTCTCTCTGTTTGAAGggcaaacaataaaacatcatcCTCAAACAACTCTTTTGTTGACTCATATCCCCAAGACACAAATACCAGGAGAGTTTCACACAAATATAATTTAGCTTAATGAATGACTTTGCCTCTTGCTTGATTGCTGCTGTAAATCGGAGAAAATGGAAATCTGAGGACATCATCTAATTAGATCAGAGATCCAACATTATGCAATTAGGGAAGAAGCTGCATTTTGTTAGATAGTCAGATATGGATTTTTTGTTGCagaatatgtattttttgttaacAGGGATGCCAGTGTAGTAGGTTTCTGGCTCAAAtcatttttacaaacattttaaaaagcatttaaatatctatttcaatgtattttttcccccctcaggCAAAACCATTTGCATatttaagtaataaaaaaaaaatgcaaaagcacATAGTAATGAGTGCAGCAATGTGTACAGTCAGAATTTGTCAGTAATTCTCCAGGTCATGAGACCTTGGGTGAACAGACAAGTACACCCAAAGCTGTTTACCTCATTGATGCTGGATGTCGAAAGGCTTAGGAATCTCCAGCTGTGGAAACCCACTGACACTGGTCGGCTGTCTTTTACTTTTTCATCTGTCAGTtcccaacagaaagaaaagcattagAGCGGCGCTGCTTCTGATTTTAACTGGGCTGCATGACATAAAAAAGAAGTCCACTTCAAAGGAACACTCCTCAACATGAAACACAATTACCAGACTTACCTACTCATCACAAAAGTACACCTATCTTGTCACAGAATATAATATTTCTGCTAGCACTTCAGTATTGCATTATGCTCTCCACTTTATCATTCCATCATTTATTCCATGCTCAGAGCCATGTTCATTCCCACCTATCAGCACCTAAAGAAaaatctctccctctctggcGCTCTGCTGCTCGGCTCGGCTGATGATGACTCTCCTAACGTGGTTATCTGCCGTGCTTGCCTGGCATATTTTGGATAATTCCTTAACAGTGCACAATAGCTTAAATGTTTAGGCCTTTTGTTTCAGCACGCAAAGGAATCAGCTTATCAACTCATTTTATTCAACACTGAacataatttagttttttaatcaTGATACACCAAGTGCACTGCTCTCCATTCAGCTTGTAAAAAGCCCAATGTAGTTATTACGGTCAATAAAACCAAGATTATAACAAAATGGAAGAATAATTTACCATTTAAATGAACTTGTCAAGCATGCAGAGTGTTCGTTCAGCATTATACAGCATCACAGGGAGAGCTTGCACATTTAAACCATGTTATTGGCCTGTGAAGATGTTTGCATGAATGCTGCAGTGCATACAATACAGGAAAGTAATTGTGTTTACCCTGTGTGCTCCACTTTGAGGTGAATCACATGGGACGGGAGCAAGAGCTTGAACAACAACACTGAAATAGAAATTTATACATTCACTGTTTCACAcaatttttcctttgatttattCTTTTTGATTTCATCTTTTTCTCCACCAGCAAGTGTAATCGGAGGAGCAAGAACATTTTTACGATGTTATACCCTTCAAAAATAGAGTTGGGGAGGACTTTGTTTGTGTGAGGGTATATGAGCAGGCATTCTGAAGGACAAGTGGctcaaaaatgaaacataaatatCTCAAATGAACTCTGAAACAATGGACCCAAAGGGTGACAACTGTCCCTCAGCTAAAGATGgattatttttaacattaaacagCATATGACAGCAAAAGAGTACTatattatttctatatattgCTAAATAGTGCATGCATTATATGTGCATTAATGAGTTtagtatatatctatatatatttttcctttgttggAGAAACATCTGGAATGCAGATTACATACAGCACAAAAAGGGTCACTGGATGGTTTGGTGAATAAGAAAATTTTGCGAATTACATGCAATAGCCCTCACCAGAAATCTAAGTGTAGGAATATGTTTCAAAAAATGGTGTTCATTTGAAACTGCTGTGGTGGTGAAAATACCAAAATCAAGTGATCTAATTAAGATGTATGGACATGTTCCTTTGTTGTCTATCAAGTTAATTTAGCCACTAAATAcatctttctgctgctgtaaatacttGCCAGCTGACTGGATcgcacaaaaaaatctacaacgACACTATTTGCATCTGCTTGTCATATTCCTTTACAGGTGTAATAGGGACACACGAGTTCAGGTGAATTCAGTATTCCCTCATAGCTCTTGAACACACCAACACAGAACTGGGTCGACTCCTCCCATGACCCAGCCTCTAATTGAAAGTATTTCAGGTGCTTTTGGCATCATAGCTGCCCTTTGTCTGTGCTTCCTGGTTACCACATGGACACCTCTCTGTGACTCTGAGGTAGGTGATAAAGTTGAGATTGTTTGAAGGTTGTTGGCTGTTGTAAAGATTTGCTTGCACAAAGTGACTGAGGTGCATTTGTTTGTGGTAGTCTCCTGTCAACCTCATCGTattggtgggtttttttttggttgaggCTTGCAGCGCCTAACTTTTAACTCTCTCCACTCGGCAGCCATCTTACTAACATTTCTTGGAGGTTATTGGGGCGAACAAGACAATGCttctataaaaaaataatggttaGAGAGAAGTAACTGCACTTTCAGTGGTCATTGCATGGGACATAAAAAATTGTATGTACACAATCAgttaaatctgacagaaagcgcTTAAATATTTGGTGGCTTTGCTCCAAAAGAGGATTTGAAAGACATTTTATCCAGCAGATTATACTTCTTCTACAAAAGTGCAGTTTCATGAAATTTTCCTTGCATCAGTGCAGCAACACAACTAGCGTGATATTTACTGGTACAAAGAAGACAGTTGACTTTTTGGGCAAAGGCGTGGAACGTGTGTCACACCTGCTACGTTTAGGGTTAAAGAAGTCTGCCTTAGATTTCTATTTAGGATTCTTTAAGTGGTGAGGCCCTTGTAACATCTCTGGTTATGTTTATTAAAATCTAAAGTGCTAAAGTGTCTcacaaaatacacttttttgagcaaataaaaacatttttgttgtcagatttttaaagagTGACTTCTGACCGGTCCGAAAACAATTTGGCATGATGGAGTATTATTAGAGACAGGCACATTGTTGTTTCTGGTCTTGTCATGGGATTTATTGAGATAACATACAGAATACGCCCAGCCTTATCCTTTAAAAGTGAACCACATGCACCCACCAGTGGGTTTGTTTGAGATGGAGACAAATATGtgtgaggaaaaacagaaacaggatgtgtgtttgtgagcaaCGGACTGACAACACACAGACAGCCAACAGGGTTTGTATTTGGCAGATGCAACTATATgttgctgttattgttgcatGTGTGGAAACCAGTGATTGAGTAAACCTTTGTGCTCCGGACAGTGCCAGGAACATAGATGGAGGCCATGGGCCCTACAGCTGGTTAGGAAGCAGACGGGCTGTGCAGAGCTGTGGCTACATGAGAGATAAACCCATCATAGCAGCACAGTGTTGAAATGAGGCTCACTGAGGGAGCTCTTGGACAAAATGCTGGTATTCTGATGTGTCATATGTGCTGGCGTTAGCTGAGGTTATTTTTTGTCGTGGACTCATGTTATTATCCAAGCCTTTTATTATATGCACACAGAGTCTTTCCTTTGCACACTGCCcctttctttttgaaaaaaccTCCACTTACAAGAACTACCTACTGATCTTGAAATCACCACAGGTATGAAAAATAGTTGCCCTTATGTTTCACTCTCAAGCAGGCTCTTAAGTCATATTGCTTTCTGAACACGTATGACCTATAGATCAGTGAGTCTTGGATTACAAGGATGACGTAGGAACTACATGAAGTACGTGCTTCTTGTATTGAGCTGCTGCAGTTACACAGCGGTTTCTCTATTAAGGCAGTTTGTCACTAAGAGTCCAGCATGCTGTAATGGGTGACTGGAATGTGGTCACGTGGAGCATAATCTGTTTAAAGTCGCGGTAGGAAAACATACCAGTTATGCCAAGGCTTATTTGTGGGTGTTTTGTCCCatctaaaacagtaaaaacaacctGTGAATGTTCTACAGATTGACTATGATGTAAAGTATGAACATCTACTAGTCCTGAAAAGTCCATTTGGCAGATTGTCCTCACATCTTACAACATTTATtcctatttttttcctttagaaAGTGTAAGTTTGACATACTGTTGCAGTCAAAAGCAGATCAAATTGTTAGAAGCTGACCTAAAATCTACTGTCCAACAATTACTGTACATATAGTGGAGACTTCTTACCTGTAAAGCAGTGTGAAGGCTAAGGCATCAACTTTTTCCCCTCTTATTGGAACAGATATAACCACTTCTTCCAGCAAACTTCTGCCACACGAGCCGTCCTGCGTTCAGTCAGGAGTATAACAGATCAGTGCAGTCATCAGGTAGCTGTGGTCTTTTCTCAAGCTCCAGTGGAAACTCCTCTCAGCTGACAAGGCCTCTAGGAgagaagtggaaaaaaaagcccATCAACTGGCTCAGTATGTTAATACAAATTACCCTGTGAGCCCAAGTTAGTCTGCCGGAGAGTAAAGAAGCTGAGTGTGCAAGTGAAAGAGAAGGCGAGTCCTTGGTAGGAGTTTAACAGCGATGGCTCTGGTGGACACGCTCGAGTGAATCTTGATATTTCTCAGTTCATTCATTCTCCACACACACGACCCTGGTTCAGTTGTGCTGGTTAAAAAACAGCCCCCAGGGATTGTCTGGAGCTCCCAGCAGTACCTTAAGGCCTCCTTCATTCAAGTAGAGTCCTCCAGGCAGGCAGCTCAAGCGAGGCTgtccttctctcctcctccgtctCCAGGGCTCGGGCTCAGGTAGCAGAACAGGTGACTGGCTCTCGGGTTTCAGGACTTGCATAATAGGTCCCCACTGCACAAGTTATTAATGGAGTCGGAGGCTCTCAACAGCCCCTGCAGTCGCCTGCCTAACgcagcaaagaaagaaaatagtaTAGTTAAAGATAGGAAAAAGTACAGCTGTTTGCACCCGTTTTCACTCTTTCCAGTGCTTACTCAAACCAATACTTTCTAGAGATGTTTTCCCACGGCTTATTTGAAATGTCACATGCATCTTCTTGCAATAGTTAAACCGGGATGTGGACAAAAGAACAGAGCACAAAggcaaaactataaataaatgtCTAGATTCGGTGCAACGCTGAAAGTGCTGAATATTCAACTTATTGTTTCTCCCCTTTTTTTATGAAACGCAGCCAAAGTAGGTTGGCATTAAAACCATAGTAAAGTACAGTAAGTTTAGACTTTCTCAGTGATGAATTACCCAGTTACTCaactaaaactgcaaaaacattgAGGAATATTTCACTCTTGTCACCACTCATGACCCAGTGGTTATGCTGATATGAATGTTGAATGAAGCGAGGTGATGATCAATGGCTTATATCTCCTGCTATTAATCTGAGCCCTATGCTGCAACACTATTAAACAGTTGTAAATATGGGTTTGCATGACGATCATTTTATAATCACGCAGAG
It includes:
- the LOC111566908 gene encoding uncharacterized protein LOC111566908, with the protein product MRVSNSQPDPSRQNPTVLKPNEFRQAYSPADGLAVRDPGKRKVQLVQCRVSCTEEGRKQEAKGGSVMNLFSSQPSYRSCIHHEVPLRCSSSVVFLDKSLCISLDELEGRRAGQPTLYRSALSVRLSASSCRRSSTDNKPTKTNEGYRRTRAAMLGSNKRNGRETTSGHCRGPLSKHWGRKVEQTASARGVNSKADAADTQHHSATLGILAFRGPSPSNTKAGRQKGNADEAGFSARSNFRRRQNTFNPGPVDSRTSSKEAENGKKDNGREEGCSTESHTVSTSDKTSCSDSQQRTDPLEGARKTLSLKEALELFRPDFISRSQGRVRRLEQRARRRKALQDSNADLVQGLREDRGTQKKNCTTPDPLSDNLFKPRERSISGREMQLRSRRMYNKLPEVTKKKEEEKKRAVSQTNRLRAEVFKKRLLDQILQR